The proteins below come from a single Gordonia sp. X0973 genomic window:
- a CDS encoding response regulator transcription factor: MTAAAKDARVLVVDDEENIRELLSVSLKFQGYDVTTAANGPEALDICRTHRPDLLVLDVMMPGMDGFGLLKRLRDDGIDAPALFLSARDSVADKVNGLTIGGDDYVTKPFSLEEVVARLEVMLRRSGFTDSAERSTRIVFSDIELDDETHEVWKDGELVALSPTEFTLLRYFMVNAGTVLSKPRILDHVWNYDFGGDVNVVESYVSYLRRKVDTGEKRLIHTLRGVGYVMREPR, from the coding sequence ATGACAGCTGCAGCCAAGGACGCCCGAGTGCTCGTCGTCGACGACGAGGAGAACATCCGCGAACTGCTCAGCGTCTCGCTGAAGTTCCAGGGCTACGACGTGACGACCGCCGCCAACGGCCCCGAGGCGCTCGACATCTGTCGGACGCACCGCCCCGATCTCCTCGTACTCGACGTGATGATGCCGGGGATGGACGGCTTCGGCCTGCTCAAACGGCTTCGCGACGACGGGATCGACGCGCCGGCGCTCTTCCTCTCCGCGCGCGACTCCGTCGCCGACAAGGTGAACGGTCTGACGATCGGCGGCGACGACTACGTCACCAAACCGTTCAGCCTCGAGGAGGTCGTGGCCCGCCTCGAAGTCATGCTGCGGCGCTCCGGCTTCACCGACTCGGCGGAACGCTCGACGCGGATCGTGTTCTCCGACATCGAACTCGACGACGAGACGCACGAGGTTTGGAAGGACGGCGAGTTGGTGGCGCTCTCGCCGACCGAGTTCACCCTGCTGCGCTACTTCATGGTCAACGCCGGCACGGTGCTGTCCAAGCCGCGCATCCTCGACCACGTCTGGAACTACGACTTCGGCGGCGACGTCAACGTCGTCGAGTCCTACGTCTCCTACCTGCGTCGCAAGGTCGACACCGGCGAGAAGCGCCTGATCCATACGCTGCGCGGCGTCGGGTACGTCATGCGCGAACCGCGCTGA
- a CDS encoding cell wall metabolism sensor histidine kinase WalK: MARIPLRISLVVLAALLVVAGLTVSGILVSRAMREDLFRRVDSQLSAAVQTWARPRDPKLANQRGPASARRPPSNFYVRVALGEGVMVRSNDSGFNPDVRSVEDNPAEHVGPVTVPSVEAGGPEWRVIKSSNPHGESIVAMPLTLVDETASRLVRLQLTVGIVVISLMSLLSYLLVQRSLRPLRRVEETAHAIAEGDLDERVPESSPHTEVGSLANSFNLMLARIQEAFAAVEASERQARASEEKMRRFVADAGHELRTPLTSIKGFAELYQQGAVTDADDAFRRVNDEATRMSLLVSDLMMLAHLDADRPIERAPVKVSELALEAVHSALAAAPDRIVELEAPDPSPVVLGDHPRLMQVLRNLINNAVAHTPPSASIMVSVIENPASHTVRMQVADDGPGLTEEDKKRVFDRFFRGDSSRSRGANGAGNGLGLSIVSALVAAHGGQVGVDSEPGHGATFWVDLPAASAAVGKAAYQSVSS, encoded by the coding sequence GTGGCTCGCATTCCGCTTCGAATCTCCCTGGTGGTGCTGGCCGCACTGCTGGTCGTCGCCGGCCTGACGGTGTCCGGGATCCTGGTCAGCCGGGCGATGCGCGAAGACCTGTTCCGCCGCGTCGACTCGCAGTTGAGCGCCGCCGTCCAGACCTGGGCGCGGCCGCGCGACCCTAAGCTGGCCAATCAGCGCGGCCCGGCCAGCGCGCGGCGCCCACCGTCGAACTTCTACGTCCGGGTCGCCCTCGGCGAGGGGGTGATGGTCCGCAGCAACGATTCGGGCTTCAACCCCGACGTGCGGTCGGTGGAGGACAACCCGGCCGAACACGTTGGCCCGGTGACGGTGCCGTCGGTGGAGGCCGGCGGACCCGAGTGGCGGGTCATCAAGTCGAGTAACCCGCACGGCGAATCCATCGTGGCGATGCCGCTGACGCTGGTCGACGAGACGGCGTCGCGATTGGTCCGCCTGCAACTCACCGTCGGGATCGTCGTCATCTCGCTGATGTCGTTGCTCAGCTATCTCCTGGTGCAGCGCAGCCTGCGGCCCCTCCGCCGGGTGGAGGAGACGGCGCACGCCATCGCCGAGGGCGATCTGGACGAACGCGTGCCCGAGTCGTCGCCGCATACCGAGGTCGGCAGCCTCGCCAACTCGTTCAACCTGATGTTGGCCCGCATCCAGGAGGCCTTCGCCGCCGTCGAGGCATCTGAGCGGCAGGCCCGGGCGTCGGAGGAGAAGATGCGCCGGTTCGTCGCCGACGCGGGCCACGAGCTGCGCACCCCGTTGACGTCTATCAAGGGATTCGCCGAGCTGTACCAGCAGGGTGCGGTCACCGATGCCGACGACGCCTTCCGCCGCGTCAACGACGAGGCGACGCGGATGTCCCTGCTGGTGTCCGACCTCATGATGCTCGCCCACCTCGACGCCGATCGCCCGATCGAGCGCGCCCCGGTCAAAGTTTCCGAACTCGCACTCGAGGCGGTGCATTCGGCGCTGGCCGCCGCCCCGGACCGGATCGTCGAGTTGGAGGCCCCCGATCCGTCGCCGGTCGTCCTGGGCGATCACCCGCGACTGATGCAGGTGTTGCGCAATCTGATCAACAACGCCGTCGCGCACACCCCGCCGTCGGCGTCGATCATGGTCTCCGTCATCGAGAACCCGGCCTCCCACACGGTGCGGATGCAGGTGGCCGACGACGGTCCGGGCCTCACCGAGGAGGACAAGAAACGGGTCTTCGACCGCTTCTTCCGCGGCGACAGCTCCCGCTCGCGCGGTGCCAACGGAGCCGGGAACGGTCTGGGTCTGTCGATCGTCTCCGCCCTGGTCGCCGCCCACGGCGGCCAGGTCGGCGTGGATTCCGAGCCGGGACACGGGGCGACGTTCTGGGTGGACCTCCCGGCTGCATCGGCAGCCGTGGGAAAGGCCGCCTACCAGTCGGTCTCGTCGTAG
- a CDS encoding NDMA-dependent alcohol dehydrogenase — protein MKTKAAILFDVGEDWKVEEVELGDPVEGEVQVRLTSSGLCHSDHHLRTGQSPARMPVIGGHEGAGTVVKVGPGVSRFAEGDHVVTAFIPACGVCGPCSRGAQNLCDEGAGLVKGRAIADQTNRVTHNGVGLTPMCLLGTFSPYITVNQASLVKIEDDIPLREAALLGCGIATGWGSATQIGGTRPGDTVVVVGIGGVGINSVQGAKAAGARHVVAVDPVGFKRDMAERLGATHVFESMEAALPAVEEMTWGRMADTVILTIGEIKGEHIAPGLALTGKGGQTLVVGMGDFAAMDVSLNLFDLTLMQKRLQGAIFGGAGPRTQVPTLLDEYRAGALNLTDLVTRTYRLEDINKGYDDMLAGVNIRGMIVYDETDW, from the coding sequence ATGAAGACGAAGGCTGCCATCTTGTTCGACGTCGGCGAGGATTGGAAAGTCGAAGAAGTCGAGTTGGGCGACCCGGTCGAGGGCGAGGTCCAGGTCCGGCTGACGAGTTCCGGACTATGCCACTCCGACCATCATCTGCGCACCGGTCAGAGTCCGGCGCGGATGCCGGTCATCGGCGGCCACGAGGGCGCCGGCACGGTCGTCAAGGTCGGGCCCGGCGTCAGCCGTTTCGCCGAGGGCGACCACGTGGTCACCGCCTTCATCCCCGCCTGCGGCGTCTGCGGCCCCTGTTCCCGGGGCGCGCAGAACCTGTGCGACGAGGGGGCCGGCCTGGTCAAGGGGCGCGCGATTGCCGACCAGACGAACCGGGTCACCCACAACGGCGTCGGACTCACGCCGATGTGCCTGCTCGGGACCTTCTCGCCCTACATCACCGTGAACCAGGCGTCGCTGGTGAAGATCGAGGACGACATCCCGTTGCGCGAAGCGGCACTGCTCGGCTGTGGGATCGCGACCGGCTGGGGCTCGGCGACCCAAATCGGCGGCACCCGCCCCGGTGACACGGTCGTCGTCGTCGGCATCGGTGGCGTCGGCATCAATTCGGTCCAGGGCGCCAAGGCCGCCGGTGCGCGTCACGTGGTGGCCGTCGACCCGGTGGGGTTCAAGCGCGACATGGCCGAAAGGCTCGGCGCCACACACGTCTTCGAGAGCATGGAAGCCGCCCTGCCCGCCGTCGAAGAGATGACCTGGGGCCGGATGGCCGACACCGTCATCCTCACCATCGGCGAGATCAAGGGCGAGCACATCGCCCCCGGATTGGCGCTGACCGGAAAGGGTGGTCAGACCCTCGTCGTCGGGATGGGCGACTTCGCCGCGATGGACGTCTCCCTCAACCTCTTCGACCTCACGCTGATGCAGAAACGGCTACAGGGCGCGATCTTCGGCGGCGCCGGACCGCGCACCCAGGTGCCGACCCTCCTCGACGAGTACCGTGCGGGCGCGCTGAACCTCACCGACCTGGTCACGCGGACCTACCGTCTGGAAGACATCAACAAGGGCTACGACGACATGCTCGCCGGCGTCAACATCCGCGGAATGATCGTCTACGACGAGACCGACTGGTAG
- a CDS encoding HIT family protein: MSSVFSMIISGQLPGRFVWRDDRTVVFLTINPVTPGHVLVVPVEEVDHWEAVDSGLFDHLTDVARTLGQAVKKGFDAPRAGLMIAGLEVPHLHLHVFPAWKLEDFSFAAADPDPDPAELDRAAETIRATLREMGHGEFVPA, encoded by the coding sequence ATGTCTTCCGTGTTCTCGATGATCATCAGCGGCCAACTCCCGGGCCGGTTCGTGTGGCGCGACGACCGAACCGTCGTCTTCCTCACCATCAACCCGGTGACCCCCGGGCACGTGCTCGTGGTTCCCGTCGAGGAGGTCGACCATTGGGAGGCCGTGGACTCCGGCCTCTTCGACCACTTGACCGACGTGGCCCGCACCCTGGGGCAGGCGGTCAAGAAGGGCTTCGACGCGCCGCGCGCCGGCCTGATGATCGCTGGGCTGGAAGTGCCCCATTTGCATCTGCACGTCTTCCCCGCGTGGAAGCTGGAGGACTTCTCCTTCGCCGCGGCCGACCCCGACCCCGACCCCGCCGAACTGGACCGGGCCGCCGAGACGATTCGCGCCACCCTGCGCGAGATGGGTCACGGCGAGTTCGTGCCCGCCTAG
- a CDS encoding ATP-dependent DNA helicase RecQ, with the protein MALDAAQQQTAAGVITALAGPDAKLRDDQLTAVERLVQPVSPAASTTSGAEPSGSRAPRVLVVQATGWGKSAVYWVATALRRAAGAGPTLVVSPLLALMRDQVEAAARAGLTAATINSSNFDDWGAIEESVRAESIDVLLVSPERLANPGFGRRVLSALAGPDSPGLGLLVIDEAHAISDWGHDFRPDYRRVADVLRELHPGSPVLATTATANERVTADVARQLGSDTTVLRGPLARKSLQLNVIDGLSPIQRYAWVAEHIDSLPGSGIVYALTVADTDRLVTAIKAVQGADYPVAAYSGQLDAGARQRLEDALARNEIKALVATSALGMGYDKPDLGFVIHIGSPPSPVSYYQQVGRAGRALDEAVVMLLSSGTDDRIWEYFATASIPDPRQMTTLLEALPDESSPLSVVALEAQTGLRRTKIDLMLKQLAVDGAAERSTDGWFATGTPWRYDEQHYADILSVRRREADIMRSYVRGERCLMQLLTAALDDPLTEPCGRCSFCRGGVPEATAAVGADSVRAITASLRGRATVFEPRKMWPGGAFGARGRIPAELAAEPGRVLAHADAPEWQDVLLAAQHGEEQALDEMAGAAVATLRPWGQESGVRPDQIWSLRLTGHDLAAQLAERLRAIGQRTGAALTVRPGGPSDDANSAAEAAHWRDAIDVPADSAPSGAVLLVVDDTRSGWPVTVAAAKLREAGATAVLPLVIHRSV; encoded by the coding sequence ATGGCACTCGACGCAGCACAGCAGCAGACCGCCGCCGGCGTGATCACCGCGCTCGCCGGTCCCGACGCGAAGCTGCGCGACGACCAGCTCACCGCGGTCGAGCGCCTCGTGCAGCCGGTCAGTCCGGCCGCGAGTACGACATCGGGGGCGGAGCCAAGTGGATCCAGGGCACCACGAGTGCTCGTCGTCCAGGCCACCGGGTGGGGCAAGTCGGCCGTGTACTGGGTGGCGACGGCACTGCGCCGCGCCGCCGGAGCCGGACCAACACTCGTCGTCTCCCCGTTGCTGGCGCTGATGCGCGATCAGGTCGAGGCCGCCGCCCGCGCCGGACTGACGGCCGCGACCATCAATTCGTCGAACTTCGACGATTGGGGCGCCATCGAGGAGTCGGTGCGCGCCGAGAGCATCGACGTTCTGCTCGTGTCACCCGAGCGCCTGGCCAACCCCGGATTCGGGCGGCGCGTCCTCTCCGCCCTGGCAGGTCCCGACTCCCCCGGCCTCGGACTGCTGGTGATCGACGAGGCGCACGCGATCTCCGATTGGGGCCACGACTTCCGCCCCGACTACCGACGCGTCGCCGACGTTCTGCGCGAATTGCACCCCGGCTCACCGGTTCTCGCGACGACCGCGACGGCGAATGAACGGGTCACCGCCGACGTCGCCCGCCAGCTCGGTTCGGACACCACCGTGTTGCGCGGTCCGCTGGCACGAAAGTCGTTGCAGCTCAACGTGATCGACGGGTTGTCGCCGATTCAGCGGTATGCCTGGGTGGCCGAGCACATCGACTCGCTGCCCGGCTCCGGCATCGTCTACGCGCTCACCGTCGCCGATACGGACCGCCTGGTCACCGCGATCAAGGCGGTGCAGGGGGCGGACTATCCGGTGGCCGCGTATTCCGGGCAGCTCGACGCCGGTGCGCGCCAACGCCTCGAGGATGCGTTGGCGCGCAACGAGATCAAGGCGCTGGTCGCCACCTCCGCACTGGGCATGGGCTATGACAAACCGGACCTCGGATTCGTCATCCACATCGGGTCGCCACCGTCGCCGGTCTCCTACTACCAACAGGTCGGCCGTGCCGGGCGCGCACTCGACGAGGCCGTCGTCATGCTCCTCTCCTCCGGCACCGACGATCGGATCTGGGAGTACTTCGCCACCGCCTCGATCCCGGACCCGCGGCAGATGACGACCCTGCTCGAGGCGCTGCCCGACGAGTCCTCACCGCTTTCGGTCGTCGCGCTCGAGGCACAGACCGGGCTGCGTCGCACCAAGATCGACCTGATGCTCAAGCAGCTCGCCGTCGACGGAGCGGCCGAGCGGAGCACCGACGGCTGGTTCGCCACCGGAACCCCCTGGCGCTACGACGAGCAGCACTACGCCGACATCCTCTCGGTCCGCCGACGCGAGGCCGACATCATGCGCTCCTATGTCCGCGGCGAGCGCTGCCTGATGCAACTGCTCACCGCGGCGCTCGACGATCCGCTCACCGAGCCGTGCGGTCGGTGCAGCTTCTGTCGGGGCGGCGTACCGGAGGCGACGGCCGCTGTCGGCGCGGACTCGGTGCGCGCGATCACCGCGTCGCTGCGGGGCCGGGCGACTGTCTTCGAGCCGCGCAAGATGTGGCCGGGCGGAGCCTTCGGCGCGCGTGGCCGCATCCCCGCCGAGTTGGCGGCCGAACCGGGACGCGTCCTCGCCCACGCCGATGCGCCGGAATGGCAGGACGTGCTGCTCGCCGCCCAGCACGGCGAGGAGCAGGCCCTGGACGAGATGGCCGGCGCCGCCGTCGCCACCCTGCGCCCGTGGGGTCAAGAGTCCGGTGTCCGTCCCGATCAGATCTGGTCGCTGCGCCTCACCGGTCACGACCTCGCCGCCCAGCTGGCCGAGCGGCTGCGGGCGATCGGCCAGCGGACGGGCGCCGCACTGACGGTGCGTCCGGGCGGCCCGTCCGACGACGCGAACTCCGCCGCCGAGGCCGCGCATTGGCGAGACGCCATCGACGTTCCCGCCGACTCCGCACCGTCGGGCGCGGTACTGCTCGTGGTCGACGACACCCGCTCCGGGTGGCCCGTGACGGTCGCCGCGGCGAAACTCCGCGAAGCAGGTGCAACCGCGGTACTCCCCCTGGTCATCCACCGCAGCGTCTAG
- a CDS encoding low temperature requirement protein A yields the protein MPLQSRLRRMIGRDPAEEGRAGSNLEIFYDLVFVVAFSVASAQLAHYLAEGHYWTAITGYVLMTFAAIWAWINFAWFASAFDTDDWLFRLLVLVQMIGVAILAIGIPEVFSSIDAGHHPAMTMPVVGYIVMRVGMVAQWLRAGAQSPEYRRTCYTYALVTLVAQVGWIVIAVAPLNLRATLAAAVVCVAIECTGPWVAETRVKATPWNPSHIAERYATLTVITLGEGVVGTVALLQALIERTGWSVQTAILGLAAMGVTFAMWWLYFLMPNGETLREHPERCFPFGYGNMPLLMACAGVGAGLHVVALWIESKAHISNVAIVLCLAVPVAVFCLGVIAMNEYLVRSKSNAAPAMVAALVPLAAGVILAALGAPLLLCVVVICLIPVIPVIVVEIICD from the coding sequence ATGCCACTGCAATCACGACTGCGACGGATGATCGGCCGCGACCCCGCCGAGGAGGGCCGGGCCGGCAGCAATCTCGAGATCTTCTACGACCTGGTCTTCGTCGTCGCCTTCTCCGTGGCATCGGCGCAACTGGCGCACTACCTGGCCGAGGGCCACTACTGGACCGCGATCACCGGCTACGTCCTGATGACCTTCGCCGCGATCTGGGCGTGGATCAATTTCGCGTGGTTCGCCTCCGCCTTCGACACCGACGACTGGCTGTTCCGACTGCTGGTCCTGGTCCAGATGATCGGCGTCGCCATCCTGGCCATCGGCATCCCCGAGGTGTTCTCGTCGATCGACGCTGGTCATCACCCGGCCATGACGATGCCGGTCGTCGGATACATCGTCATGCGCGTCGGCATGGTCGCCCAGTGGCTGCGCGCGGGCGCTCAGTCGCCGGAATACCGCCGCACCTGCTACACCTACGCTCTCGTCACGCTGGTCGCGCAAGTGGGCTGGATCGTCATCGCCGTCGCGCCGCTGAACCTGCGCGCCACCTTGGCAGCGGCCGTGGTGTGCGTCGCGATCGAGTGCACCGGTCCGTGGGTCGCCGAGACCCGGGTCAAGGCGACGCCGTGGAATCCCTCGCACATCGCCGAGCGCTACGCGACGCTGACCGTCATCACCCTCGGCGAGGGGGTGGTCGGGACCGTGGCGCTGCTGCAGGCCCTCATCGAACGGACCGGGTGGAGTGTGCAGACCGCGATCCTCGGACTGGCCGCGATGGGGGTCACCTTCGCCATGTGGTGGCTGTACTTCCTCATGCCCAACGGCGAGACCCTGCGCGAACATCCGGAGCGGTGCTTCCCGTTCGGCTACGGCAACATGCCGCTGCTGATGGCTTGTGCGGGTGTCGGCGCCGGGCTGCACGTCGTCGCGCTGTGGATCGAGAGCAAGGCGCACATCTCCAACGTGGCGATCGTGCTCTGCCTGGCGGTGCCGGTGGCCGTCTTCTGCCTCGGCGTGATCGCCATGAACGAGTATCTGGTCCGGTCGAAGTCGAATGCGGCGCCGGCGATGGTGGCGGCCCTGGTCCCGCTGGCGGCGGGCGTGATCCTGGCGGCGCTCGGAGCCCCGTTGCTGCTCTGCGTCGTCGTCATCTGTCTGATCCCCGTGATCCCGGTGATCGTCGTCGAGATCATCTGCGATTAG
- the purD gene encoding phosphoribosylamine--glycine ligase produces the protein MRVLVIGSGGREHALLLGLAADPSVTDLFAAPGNAGTEGIATNRSVDVASADAVVALAKELAADLVVIGPEVPLVLGVADALRAAGIAVFGPNKAAAQIEGSKAFAKDVMAAAGVRTAHAEVVDSPADLDAALDRFGPTWVVKDDGLAAGKGVVVTTDRAKARDHAVECLESGHPVLLESFLDGPEVSLFCLVDGQTVVPLIPAQDHKRVGNGDTGPNTGGMGAYTPLPWLPDETVTQIVDEIVKPVAAELVSRGTPFNGLLYAGLAIGADGPAVVEFNARFGDPETQAVLALLRSPLGQALHATATGTLAELPPLQWDDGAAVVVVLAAENYPGTPRIGDVVVGADGEGVRHAGTARDADGKTVSAGGRVLAVVGTGADLAAAREQAYARLAEIKLPGSHFRNDIGLAALEGRISV, from the coding sequence GTGCGCGTACTCGTCATCGGCTCGGGCGGCCGGGAACACGCCCTCCTCCTCGGATTGGCGGCCGACCCGTCGGTCACCGACCTCTTCGCCGCACCCGGCAACGCCGGGACGGAGGGGATCGCGACGAACCGCTCGGTCGACGTCGCGTCCGCCGACGCGGTGGTCGCCCTGGCCAAAGAACTCGCCGCCGACCTGGTGGTCATCGGGCCCGAGGTGCCGCTGGTCCTCGGGGTCGCCGACGCGCTGCGCGCGGCCGGCATCGCCGTCTTCGGCCCGAACAAGGCCGCCGCGCAGATCGAGGGCTCGAAGGCCTTCGCCAAGGACGTGATGGCAGCGGCCGGGGTACGGACCGCGCACGCCGAGGTCGTCGACAGCCCGGCCGATCTCGACGCCGCGCTCGACCGCTTCGGTCCGACCTGGGTCGTCAAGGACGACGGATTGGCCGCGGGCAAGGGTGTCGTCGTGACCACCGATCGGGCCAAAGCCCGCGATCACGCCGTCGAATGCCTCGAATCGGGTCACCCGGTGCTGCTGGAGTCATTCCTCGACGGGCCGGAGGTCTCGTTGTTCTGCCTGGTCGACGGGCAGACGGTGGTCCCGCTGATCCCGGCGCAGGACCACAAACGCGTGGGCAACGGCGACACCGGGCCCAACACCGGCGGTATGGGCGCCTACACCCCGCTGCCGTGGCTGCCCGACGAGACGGTCACCCAGATCGTCGACGAGATCGTCAAACCCGTTGCCGCCGAACTCGTCTCGCGCGGGACTCCGTTCAACGGGCTGCTGTACGCCGGGCTCGCCATCGGGGCCGACGGGCCGGCCGTCGTCGAGTTCAACGCCCGGTTCGGCGATCCGGAGACACAGGCCGTCCTCGCGCTGCTCCGCTCCCCGCTCGGGCAGGCGCTGCACGCGACGGCCACCGGGACGCTCGCCGAGCTGCCGCCGCTGCAGTGGGACGACGGCGCCGCGGTCGTCGTCGTGCTGGCCGCCGAGAACTACCCGGGCACGCCGCGCATCGGCGACGTCGTCGTCGGGGCCGACGGGGAGGGCGTCCGTCACGCGGGCACGGCCCGTGACGCCGACGGCAAGACGGTGTCGGCGGGCGGACGGGTCCTGGCCGTCGTCGGGACCGGCGCCGACCTCGCCGCCGCGCGGGAGCAGGCCTACGCGCGCCTCGCCGAGATCAAGCTGCCCGGCTCGCATTTCCGCAACGACATCGGATTGGCCGCACTCGAGGGACGCATCAGCGTCTAG
- a CDS encoding HNH endonuclease signature motif containing protein, with translation METETAAADDGASVGDIPSGGDNGGLDTESDNCHGAIWDHPAPWDEPDAWDDEAFWCRRAQAVGAAASLALGDPEWTVDVLAHTGKANAMLAWIEYREIGAMHSGLVATGRPEASARGVRMLDLETQAAARIAMSRGISQSQGDRWLAEAIAMRDRIPSIGLCLRDGIISPRQFRLAVSRTELIDGQDWSKTIDLDVAARLRSRTGTWSNKRLIDLIDRIISRHDPDAVRRRHEKAKASRSVWVLPDADGMATLGATMTAQDANIALRNVFLLAGKVCKKDPRSESARRCDALFSLLSGLRFECDCGTDDCASDIPEPGALAQWIADHRDQEVAKGRVLVHVIADRATVDGRDDEPAFMDGHGVISAAHLRDLLTRDDVRLRPLNPADSNDNSGITVGNDNNDDSGITTRGNSGDSSGNDLDETSLPTHLPSDPYRPSTALATFVRTRDGYCTIPGCDKPAWQCDIDHVAEYDHDDPAAGGQTTPDGLATKCRMHHNLKTFGSGWVDDQYRDSTGRLLSQVVSPEGIRFPGPTETNSALFPSLDTITWHAPKPAAPTSPAPDDPKPRDRTKAKHARRRAEREANRQQRLAEEKIAADRETRRRREHPRETDGDPPY, from the coding sequence ATGGAGACCGAGACGGCGGCAGCGGATGACGGGGCATCCGTCGGCGATATCCCGTCGGGTGGGGACAACGGCGGGCTCGATACCGAATCAGACAACTGCCACGGCGCCATCTGGGATCACCCCGCACCGTGGGACGAACCCGATGCTTGGGATGACGAGGCGTTCTGGTGTCGGCGCGCCCAGGCGGTCGGGGCGGCGGCGTCGCTGGCGCTGGGCGATCCGGAGTGGACCGTCGATGTTCTCGCGCACACCGGCAAGGCCAACGCGATGCTGGCCTGGATCGAGTATCGCGAGATCGGGGCCATGCATTCGGGGTTGGTCGCCACCGGTAGACCGGAGGCCTCGGCGCGCGGGGTCCGGATGCTCGATCTTGAAACCCAAGCCGCTGCCCGGATCGCCATGAGCCGCGGCATCAGTCAAAGTCAGGGCGATAGGTGGCTGGCCGAGGCGATCGCGATGCGCGACCGCATCCCGTCCATCGGGCTTTGCCTGCGCGACGGCATCATCAGCCCCCGCCAATTCCGGTTAGCGGTGTCCCGAACCGAATTGATCGACGGCCAGGACTGGTCGAAGACGATCGACCTCGATGTCGCCGCCCGACTGCGCTCCCGCACCGGCACCTGGTCCAACAAGCGGTTGATCGACCTCATCGACCGCATCATCTCCCGGCACGACCCCGACGCAGTCCGTCGTCGCCACGAGAAGGCCAAGGCCTCCCGGTCGGTGTGGGTCCTGCCCGATGCCGACGGCATGGCCACCCTCGGTGCGACGATGACCGCTCAAGACGCCAACATCGCGCTGCGCAACGTGTTCCTCCTCGCCGGAAAAGTCTGCAAGAAGGATCCGCGCAGCGAATCGGCCCGACGCTGCGATGCGCTGTTCTCACTGCTCAGCGGATTGCGCTTCGAATGCGACTGCGGCACCGACGACTGCGCATCCGACATCCCCGAACCCGGCGCGTTGGCGCAATGGATCGCCGACCACCGAGATCAGGAAGTGGCCAAGGGCCGGGTGCTCGTGCACGTGATCGCCGACCGGGCCACCGTCGACGGTCGCGACGACGAACCCGCGTTCATGGACGGACACGGCGTCATCTCCGCCGCACACCTGCGCGACCTACTCACCCGCGACGACGTCCGCCTCCGCCCCCTCAACCCGGCCGATAGCAACGACAACAGTGGAATCACCGTCGGCAACGACAACAACGACGACAGTGGAATCACCACTCGGGGCAACAGCGGAGATAGCAGCGGCAACGACCTCGATGAGACGTCCCTACCGACGCACCTGCCGTCGGATCCGTACCGCCCATCGACGGCGCTGGCTACCTTCGTGCGCACCCGCGACGGATACTGCACGATACCCGGCTGCGACAAGCCCGCATGGCAGTGCGATATCGACCACGTCGCCGAATACGACCACGACGACCCCGCCGCCGGCGGTCAAACCACCCCAGACGGACTGGCCACCAAGTGCCGCATGCACCACAACCTCAAAACATTCGGCAGCGGCTGGGTCGACGACCAATACCGCGACAGCACCGGCCGCCTACTCTCCCAGGTCGTCTCCCCCGAAGGAATTCGATTCCCAGGGCCCACGGAAACCAATTCCGCGCTATTCCCCAGCCTCGACACCATCACATGGCACGCCCCGAAGCCCGCCGCTCCGACGTCGCCGGCACCCGATGACCCCAAACCCCGAGACCGCACCAAAGCCAAGCACGCCCGCCGACGAGCCGAACGCGAGGCCAATCGCCAACAACGCCTCGCCGAGGAGAAAATCGCCGCCGACCGTGAAACCCGACGCCGACGCGAACACCCCCGCGAAACCGACGGCGACCCGCCCTACTGA
- a CDS encoding GntR family transcriptional regulator codes for MSPAIADDPRISVDPTDPTPAFEQIRRQIVGHIAAGRLPIGARLPPLRQLARDLGIAVGTAAHAYRLLEQAGVITTRRGAGTRVTAVPDCTDTPSSELAQSVRRLADDYLAAAAAIGATSAQALDAVIRAAQTE; via the coding sequence ATGAGCCCGGCGATTGCCGACGATCCGCGCATCAGCGTCGACCCCACCGATCCGACGCCGGCATTCGAGCAGATTCGACGGCAGATCGTCGGACACATCGCGGCCGGACGCCTGCCAATCGGCGCGAGGCTACCACCGCTGCGTCAACTGGCCAGGGACCTGGGCATCGCGGTGGGCACGGCGGCGCACGCGTACCGATTGCTCGAGCAAGCCGGAGTCATCACGACGCGGCGGGGAGCCGGAACGCGAGTTACCGCGGTGCCCGACTGCACCGACACGCCGTCGAGCGAGCTGGCGCAGAGCGTTCGCCGGCTTGCCGATGACTACCTCGCGGCGGCCGCGGCGATCGGCGCGACGTCGGCGCAAGCGCTCGACGCGGTGATTAGGGCAGCGCAAACGGAATGA